A window from Thiosulfatimonas sediminis encodes these proteins:
- a CDS encoding 5'-nucleotidase C-terminal domain-containing protein → MSLNRREFLHVMSLAAAAGMLPGTASAMSGGADKAAAAKASADIYNRPMKGKVRLLHITDTHAQLKPIYFREPNVNLGTGPAFGQLPHVVGQKLLKEIGVDAAKNPELAHAFTYLNFQDASETYGKVGGFAHLKTVLDMLRDQAGGSANTITMDGGDLWHGSGTALWTRGQDMVEASNLIGVDIMTGHWEFTYKANEVLKNLNKFKGEFVAQNIRVKEDSLFGDAYREMVDANNGTGLFNEEEARPFKPYVVKVINGERIAVVGQAFPRTANANPQANFPDWSFGLREQELQETVEKIRAEEKVAAVVMISHNGMDVDIKMASRVNGIDAVFGGHTHDGIPKTINVKTPNGGVCYVTNAGSNGKYVGCMDLDIQKGKLQGVSYSLLPVFSNVVKADAGVQKFIDDLYMTKYDDKIIESRRADAYVNKDRLGKTYGEILGEELAIAEDTLYRRGNFMGTWDQIIVNSLREEHDTQIAMSAGVRWGTSVLAGETITMERVMDETSMTYGETYKSEVTGAQMKDILEGICENLFQKDPYLQSGGDMVRLGGMDYTCEPNGSFGNRISDMRLDDGTPLEANKTYSVAGWAQVEAIGEGRLMWDVTADYLRRHKGDMKLKKVNHPKLKGVKDNPGIEAYDGEMA, encoded by the coding sequence ATGTCTTTAAATCGCCGAGAATTTTTACACGTAATGTCGTTGGCTGCTGCGGCAGGTATGTTACCTGGTACTGCTTCTGCAATGTCTGGTGGTGCTGATAAAGCTGCGGCTGCAAAAGCCTCAGCAGATATCTACAACCGTCCAATGAAAGGTAAGGTTCGTTTGTTGCACATTACCGATACGCACGCTCAGTTGAAGCCTATTTACTTCCGTGAGCCAAACGTAAACTTGGGTACAGGTCCTGCCTTCGGTCAATTGCCACACGTTGTTGGTCAAAAATTACTCAAAGAAATCGGTGTTGATGCGGCTAAAAATCCTGAGTTAGCGCACGCCTTCACTTACCTAAATTTCCAAGATGCATCTGAAACTTACGGTAAAGTGGGTGGTTTCGCGCATCTTAAAACGGTTTTAGATATGCTACGTGATCAAGCGGGTGGCTCGGCGAATACCATTACTATGGATGGTGGTGACTTGTGGCACGGTTCGGGTACGGCATTATGGACACGTGGTCAAGACATGGTTGAAGCGTCAAACCTAATTGGTGTTGACATCATGACAGGTCACTGGGAGTTTACTTACAAAGCGAACGAAGTACTTAAAAACTTGAACAAGTTTAAGGGTGAATTTGTTGCTCAAAACATTCGTGTTAAAGAAGACTCTTTGTTTGGTGATGCATACCGTGAAATGGTAGATGCCAATAACGGTACTGGTTTGTTTAACGAAGAGGAAGCTCGTCCGTTCAAACCATACGTTGTAAAAGTGATCAACGGTGAGCGTATCGCGGTTGTTGGTCAAGCTTTCCCTCGTACGGCAAACGCTAACCCACAAGCGAACTTCCCTGATTGGTCGTTTGGTCTGCGCGAACAAGAACTGCAAGAAACCGTCGAAAAAATTCGTGCTGAAGAAAAAGTCGCAGCAGTTGTGATGATTTCTCACAATGGTATGGATGTGGACATCAAAATGGCTTCTCGCGTCAACGGTATCGACGCTGTATTCGGTGGTCACACGCATGACGGTATTCCTAAAACAATTAATGTTAAAACACCTAACGGTGGCGTATGTTACGTAACTAACGCTGGTTCGAATGGTAAATATGTTGGTTGTATGGATCTTGATATCCAAAAAGGTAAGCTGCAAGGTGTAAGCTACTCATTACTTCCAGTCTTCTCTAACGTCGTTAAGGCAGATGCCGGTGTACAGAAGTTCATCGACGATCTTTATATGACTAAGTATGATGACAAAATCATTGAATCTCGTCGTGCAGACGCCTATGTCAACAAAGACCGCTTAGGTAAAACGTACGGTGAAATTCTAGGTGAAGAACTTGCGATTGCAGAAGACACCCTATATCGTCGTGGTAACTTCATGGGGACTTGGGATCAAATCATCGTAAACTCACTGCGTGAAGAACATGATACGCAAATTGCTATGTCGGCCGGCGTTCGCTGGGGTACTTCGGTTCTTGCTGGTGAAACCATCACAATGGAACGCGTCATGGACGAAACTTCGATGACTTACGGCGAAACCTACAAGTCTGAAGTAACGGGTGCGCAAATGAAAGATATCCTAGAAGGTATCTGTGAAAACCTATTCCAAAAAGACCCATACCTACAATCTGGTGGGGATATGGTTCGTCTTGGTGGTATGGACTATACTTGTGAGCCGAATGGTTCATTCGGTAACCGTATCTCTGATATGCGTTTGGATGACGGTACTCCGCTTGAAGCGAACAAAACCTACTCTGTTGCGGGTTGGGCACAAGTTGAAGCCATTGGCGAAGGCCGCTTAATGTGGGACGTTACTGCTGACTACCTACGTCGCCATAAAGGTGATATGAAGCTTAAGAAAGTTAACCATCCTAAGTTAAAAGGCGTTAAAGATAACCCAGGTATCGAAGCCTACGACGGTGAAATGGCTTAA
- a CDS encoding metallophosphoesterase, with amino-acid sequence MTMQNTQFFTRNLLGRDFVVGDIHAQHTAFMLALREVRFDFAKDRVFSVGDLIDRGPQNKLATQLLAQRWFFAVRGNHEQLVLDQFAPERVILRDRAHLTPRESHIKSDGHWFFELTPTEQRWYYRQFKALPYFIEIDSDAGRVGLCHAGVPAEFTDWQTMKAKSVSREIREAVLRNRSANSQNNAISGIGVTVHGHTGFKDIKQVNNSFWIDTFKKSGKITLLELNDLFARARRL; translated from the coding sequence ATGACCATGCAGAACACCCAGTTTTTTACGCGCAATTTATTGGGGCGTGATTTTGTTGTTGGCGATATTCATGCACAGCACACGGCATTTATGCTGGCGTTACGCGAAGTGCGTTTTGATTTTGCGAAGGATCGGGTGTTTTCAGTCGGTGATTTGATTGATCGTGGTCCGCAAAATAAGTTGGCGACGCAATTACTGGCACAGCGTTGGTTTTTTGCCGTGCGCGGTAACCATGAACAGCTGGTATTGGATCAGTTTGCGCCAGAGCGAGTTATTTTGCGTGATAGAGCGCATTTAACTCCGCGTGAATCGCATATCAAAAGTGATGGGCACTGGTTTTTCGAGTTAACGCCGACTGAACAGCGTTGGTATTACCGACAATTTAAAGCGCTGCCGTATTTTATTGAAATCGACAGTGATGCAGGGCGCGTAGGATTATGTCACGCTGGTGTTCCAGCCGAGTTTACAGACTGGCAAACGATGAAGGCTAAGTCGGTGTCGCGTGAAATTCGCGAGGCGGTGCTTCGTAACCGCAGCGCCAATTCACAAAATAATGCGATTAGCGGCATTGGCGTGACTGTTCACGGTCATACCGGTTTTAAAGACATCAAGCAGGTTAATAACAGCTTTTGGATTGATACTTTCAAAAAATCTGGAAAAATAACTCTGCTTGAACTAAATGATTTGTTTGCCAGAGCAAGGCGTTTATAA
- a CDS encoding RMD1 family protein, whose product MHNANIVSIYLPPDYSAQEIAEQLQLTMHKGIEATHFAQINEFRWLFFCQFDALTFVNWNRLQIIDALEKLGIEHATDFEAQMLHQDYRLIVDDTLQQSFSVDNETIRLKSFTPSNLMVVALVLAQSVGLEHFEIEVERYYGIGRRMLELSGRFSWIHRKQFSDYAKQISLLRHDMVLDLMLLDKPDVLWDNQELEQLYNKLSESLELKSRFDIISYKLDTLKEDIAMMMDLHHHKHSAFLEWIIIILILFEVVMAIGEHFQLL is encoded by the coding sequence ATGCATAACGCCAATATTGTTTCCATTTATCTGCCACCCGACTACTCAGCCCAAGAAATTGCCGAGCAGTTACAACTCACTATGCATAAAGGCATCGAAGCGACTCACTTTGCGCAAATAAACGAGTTTCGTTGGCTATTTTTCTGTCAGTTCGACGCGCTCACCTTTGTCAACTGGAATCGCTTACAAATTATTGATGCGCTGGAAAAACTGGGCATTGAGCACGCCACAGATTTTGAAGCGCAGATGCTTCATCAAGATTATCGCTTGATTGTCGATGATACCCTGCAGCAATCCTTTAGCGTGGATAATGAAACCATCCGCTTGAAATCGTTCACCCCATCCAATTTGATGGTCGTCGCTCTAGTACTCGCACAGAGTGTTGGCTTAGAACACTTTGAAATCGAAGTCGAGCGTTATTACGGCATCGGGCGAAGAATGTTAGAGCTTTCCGGACGCTTTAGCTGGATACATCGCAAACAGTTTTCCGATTACGCCAAACAGATTAGCTTGTTACGTCACGATATGGTGCTCGATTTAATGCTACTCGACAAACCCGATGTACTGTGGGACAACCAAGAACTCGAGCAACTGTACAACAAACTCTCCGAATCTCTGGAGCTCAAATCACGCTTTGATATCATCAGCTACAAACTGGATACGCTCAAAGAAGACATCGCCATGATGATGGATTTACACCATCACAAACACAGCGCTTTTTTGGAATGGATTATTATTATATTAATTCTGTTTGAAGTGGTTATGGCGATAGGCGAACATTTCCAGCTTTTATAA
- a CDS encoding ABC transporter permease subunit, which yields MRRSLPLLTVLLFGYAFLYGPILSLIIYSFNESRLVTVWGGWSTKWYGELLQNEQILAAAWLSIKIAFISASLAVVLGVMASMALIKFKRFKGRTSLRLMLAAPLVMPEVIIGLSLLLLFVSMEEVFGWPEGRGQTTIILAHMTFATAYVTVVVTSRLAHFDFSLEEAAMDLGAKPIKVFFTITLPLIAPALLAGWLLAFTLSLDDLVVASFVSGPGATTLPMVVYSSVRLGVSPEINALATIIVLLVSVAVLIAGIVMFRQEKQRQRELN from the coding sequence ATGCGTCGCTCTCTTCCCCTATTAACCGTACTGCTGTTTGGCTATGCCTTTCTGTACGGCCCAATTTTAAGTTTAATTATTTACTCGTTTAATGAGAGCCGTTTGGTTACAGTCTGGGGTGGTTGGAGTACGAAGTGGTATGGCGAATTATTGCAAAACGAACAGATTCTAGCGGCCGCTTGGCTCAGCATCAAAATCGCCTTTATAAGCGCTAGTTTAGCCGTTGTCCTCGGTGTTATGGCCTCGATGGCACTCATCAAGTTTAAACGCTTTAAGGGCCGCACCAGCTTACGTTTAATGCTGGCGGCCCCTCTGGTCATGCCGGAAGTCATTATCGGTCTTTCACTGCTGCTCTTGTTCGTCAGCATGGAAGAGGTCTTCGGTTGGCCCGAAGGTCGCGGACAGACCACGATTATTTTGGCGCACATGACCTTTGCCACCGCTTATGTCACTGTTGTGGTCACCTCACGTCTGGCACATTTCGACTTCAGTCTCGAAGAAGCCGCAATGGACTTAGGTGCCAAACCGATTAAGGTATTTTTTACGATCACCCTCCCTCTGATTGCTCCGGCACTCTTAGCGGGATGGCTATTGGCATTCACGCTTTCATTGGATGATTTGGTTGTCGCCAGCTTTGTTTCCGGCCCCGGTGCAACCACTTTGCCGATGGTTGTTTACTCCAGCGTGCGTCTTGGCGTCAGCCCGGAAATCAACGCCTTGGCAACCATTATTGTGCTTCTGGTCAGTGTCGCGGTGTTAATTGCCGGTATTGTGATGTTCCGTCAAGAAAAACAGCGCCAACGTGAGTTAAACTAG